One genomic segment of Microcella indica includes these proteins:
- a CDS encoding Ig domain-containing protein, whose translation MTSPARILLLAASIGVLVVGGSQAAAADPVDYVDPDPADPAFVIAVDPTDGTTDFLEREFTVGAGTVASTTLTLDWEAQGVGDSCGEASSSGFADELGLSLTSPEGTTVVLHPEYSDNLYESGNAPRVQVTFDDLAAELVGSTNGGIPETGEFRPHEPLSSFAGEDAAGVWTLTLVDNFDGGAQCYYGAQLTVDFGTAPELDSGALDDATVNESYSARVPVAAGDSPMTFELTSGALPPGITLDPSTGLVSGVPTAAGSYSFAITATNAYGTSTEASFTVAVTTSALAATGAEWTWVAAAAFLAVSSGLVGVLLYWRRGKTLTS comes from the coding sequence ATGACATCACCCGCCCGGATACTCCTGCTCGCCGCGAGTATCGGCGTCCTCGTTGTCGGGGGTAGCCAGGCGGCCGCCGCCGACCCCGTCGACTACGTCGATCCTGACCCCGCCGATCCGGCGTTCGTCATCGCGGTCGACCCGACGGACGGCACCACCGACTTCCTCGAGCGAGAATTCACGGTCGGGGCAGGAACAGTGGCGAGCACGACCCTTACCCTCGACTGGGAGGCGCAGGGTGTCGGCGACTCCTGTGGCGAAGCATCCTCCTCCGGCTTCGCCGACGAACTCGGCCTCAGTCTGACCTCGCCCGAGGGGACGACCGTCGTGCTGCACCCCGAGTACTCCGACAACCTCTACGAGTCGGGGAATGCCCCTCGAGTGCAGGTGACCTTCGACGACCTCGCGGCTGAGCTTGTCGGATCCACGAACGGCGGCATCCCCGAGACGGGCGAGTTCCGACCGCACGAACCGCTCTCGAGTTTTGCCGGCGAGGACGCCGCAGGCGTGTGGACGCTCACGCTCGTCGACAACTTCGACGGCGGCGCGCAGTGCTACTACGGCGCGCAGTTGACGGTCGATTTCGGCACCGCGCCCGAGCTCGACAGCGGGGCGCTCGACGACGCGACGGTGAATGAGTCCTACAGTGCGCGTGTGCCCGTCGCCGCAGGGGACTCGCCGATGACCTTCGAGCTCACCTCCGGAGCGCTCCCTCCCGGCATCACGCTCGATCCCAGCACGGGCCTCGTGAGCGGAGTGCCCACGGCCGCGGGAAGCTACTCGTTCGCGATAACAGCGACGAACGCATACGGCACCTCGACGGAAGCATCCTTCACCGTTGCGGTGACGACGAGCGCGCTCGCAGCTACCGGCGCCGAATGGACATGGGTCGCCGCTGCCGCGTTTCTCGCAGTCTCGAGCGGACTGGTCGGCGTTCTGCTGTACTGGCGGCGAGGAAAGACCCTCACCAGCTGA
- a CDS encoding cation-translocating P-type ATPase: protein MSALLWHARDAAAVLDELASSPRGLTAGDAGERQQRFGPNALTARPPDPAWKIVLRQFRSPLIAILIVAAAVTLLLQDYVDAIAILIVLVLNATIGFWQELRADREMRALASLTVPAARVVRDGHVRSVSATELVPGDVVALESGERVPADLRLLDAHALLVDESMLTGESESVHKTADPVAAHTEVADRTSMLFSGTFATSGRAHGVVVAIGADTELGVINELVQGAPDPTPLQLIVRRLERRIGLFVGLVAAIVFVAGALLGEELEEIFLSAVSMAVATIPEALPVVLTIALAIGVRRMAARNAIVRTLPAVETLGSTTVIASDKTGTLTQNRLTAERLWTARGVADIVDAPPELDETARAALRTGALVNECHVNADSEAGFLGDTVDVALAVAARDTTVVGADVELPEQLAHLPYEPQNGYAQSLRDEPDGFVLHVKGAPELVLAMCSSVAGAEQPFAATRERVLEANAELAREGYRVLALARRRYPSGESPESAPHGPELPHPSELELLGLVAMTDPPRPEARASIEQCRAAGLRVIMITGDHPLTATTIADRLGIAVEGGVITGVEVGDLDDDALRERLRTATVAARVSPTDKLRIVRALQQLGHTVAVTGDGVNDAPALKAAAIGVAMGRAGTDVAREASDVVLTDDRFATIVEAVRQGRVTFSAIRKATFFLLSTGFGIMLAVAVSVFLDQPLLFLPIQVLWLNVVTSGLQDVALAFEPEEGDELRRPPRPSSEGILSRALWGRTVVTAIWMAVVLLLAFAWALNSGYALDHARTLVLTLFVIMSFFQSGSARTEHRSLFTVSPFSNPFLIATALGAIGLQAIVMTWGPAAAVLGLVPLTLAEWAGCAIAASSVLVIVELDKFVRRLLGRRRLF from the coding sequence ATGAGCGCACTTCTGTGGCACGCGCGCGACGCGGCTGCGGTGCTCGACGAGCTCGCGTCGAGTCCGCGCGGGCTGACGGCGGGGGACGCGGGGGAGCGGCAGCAGCGGTTCGGGCCCAATGCGCTCACCGCGCGGCCGCCCGACCCGGCGTGGAAGATCGTGCTGCGGCAATTCCGCTCGCCGCTCATCGCGATCCTGATCGTCGCCGCGGCGGTCACGCTCCTGTTGCAGGACTACGTCGACGCGATCGCGATCCTCATCGTTCTCGTGCTCAATGCGACGATCGGGTTCTGGCAGGAGCTGCGGGCCGACCGCGAGATGCGTGCGCTCGCCTCGCTCACCGTGCCCGCCGCGCGCGTCGTGCGCGACGGCCACGTGCGCAGCGTGAGCGCCACCGAGCTCGTGCCGGGCGACGTCGTCGCCCTCGAGAGCGGCGAACGCGTGCCGGCCGACCTGCGGCTGCTCGACGCGCACGCCCTGCTCGTCGACGAGTCCATGCTCACCGGCGAGTCAGAGTCCGTGCACAAGACCGCCGACCCGGTCGCCGCGCACACCGAGGTCGCCGACCGCACGAGCATGCTCTTCAGCGGCACCTTCGCCACCTCCGGCCGCGCGCACGGCGTCGTCGTCGCGATCGGCGCCGACACCGAGCTCGGCGTCATCAACGAGCTCGTGCAGGGCGCCCCCGATCCCACGCCCCTGCAGCTCATCGTCCGCCGCCTCGAGCGGCGCATCGGCCTGTTCGTCGGCCTCGTCGCCGCCATCGTCTTCGTCGCCGGCGCTCTCCTCGGCGAGGAGCTCGAGGAGATCTTCCTCTCCGCCGTCTCCATGGCCGTCGCGACGATTCCCGAAGCCCTGCCCGTGGTGCTCACGATCGCGCTCGCGATCGGCGTGCGGCGCATGGCGGCCCGCAACGCGATCGTGCGCACCCTGCCGGCGGTCGAGACCCTCGGGTCGACGACCGTCATCGCGAGCGACAAGACGGGCACGCTCACCCAGAACCGCCTGACCGCCGAGCGCCTGTGGACGGCGCGCGGCGTCGCCGACATCGTGGATGCTCCGCCCGAGCTCGACGAGACCGCTCGAGCCGCACTGCGCACGGGGGCGCTCGTCAACGAGTGCCACGTGAACGCCGACAGCGAAGCGGGCTTCCTCGGCGACACGGTCGACGTGGCGCTCGCGGTCGCCGCGCGCGACACGACCGTCGTCGGCGCCGACGTCGAGCTGCCCGAGCAGCTCGCCCACCTGCCGTACGAGCCGCAGAACGGCTACGCGCAGTCCCTGCGCGACGAGCCCGACGGCTTCGTGCTGCACGTCAAGGGAGCCCCCGAGCTCGTCCTCGCCATGTGCTCGAGCGTCGCGGGCGCCGAGCAGCCGTTCGCGGCCACGCGCGAGCGCGTGCTCGAGGCCAATGCTGAGCTCGCCCGCGAGGGGTACCGCGTGCTCGCCCTCGCCCGGCGCCGCTACCCGAGCGGCGAGTCGCCCGAGAGTGCCCCGCACGGCCCCGAGCTGCCGCACCCGAGCGAGCTCGAACTGCTCGGCCTCGTCGCCATGACCGACCCGCCCCGGCCCGAGGCGCGCGCGTCGATCGAGCAGTGCCGCGCCGCCGGCCTGCGCGTCATCATGATCACCGGCGACCACCCGCTCACGGCCACGACCATCGCCGACCGGCTCGGCATCGCCGTCGAGGGCGGCGTCATCACGGGGGTCGAGGTCGGCGACCTCGACGACGACGCCCTGCGCGAGCGCCTGCGCACCGCCACGGTCGCGGCGCGCGTCTCGCCGACCGACAAGCTGCGCATCGTGCGCGCGCTGCAGCAGCTCGGCCACACGGTCGCCGTCACGGGCGACGGCGTCAACGACGCGCCCGCCCTCAAGGCGGCGGCGATCGGCGTCGCGATGGGCCGCGCGGGCACCGATGTCGCCCGCGAAGCCTCCGACGTCGTGCTCACCGACGACCGCTTCGCGACGATCGTCGAAGCCGTGCGGCAGGGCCGCGTGACGTTCTCGGCGATCCGCAAAGCCACCTTCTTCCTCCTCTCCACGGGCTTCGGCATCATGCTTGCCGTCGCCGTGAGCGTCTTCCTCGACCAGCCGCTGCTGTTCCTCCCCATCCAGGTGCTGTGGCTCAACGTCGTCACGAGCGGCCTGCAGGACGTCGCACTGGCCTTCGAGCCCGAGGAGGGGGACGAGCTGCGGCGGCCTCCGCGGCCGTCGAGCGAGGGCATCCTCTCGAGGGCGCTGTGGGGGCGCACGGTCGTCACCGCGATCTGGATGGCCGTCGTGCTGCTGCTCGCTTTCGCCTGGGCGCTGAACAGCGGCTACGCGCTCGACCACGCGCGCACCCTCGTGCTCACCCTCTTCGTCATCATGAGCTTCTTCCAGTCGGGTAGCGCGCGCACCGAGCACCGCTCCCTGTTCACAGTGAGCCCGTTCAGCAATCCGTTCCTCATCGCCACCGCGCTCGGCGCGATCGGCCTACAGGCGATCGTCATGACGTGGGGCCCTGCGGCGGCCGTGCTCGGGCTCGTGCCGCTCACCCTCGCCGAGTGGGCGGGCTGCGCGATCGCCGCCTCGAGCGTGCTCGTCATCGTCGAACTCGACAAGTTCGTGAGGCGACTTCTCGGCCGGCGCCGCCTGTTCTGA
- a CDS encoding tyrosine-protein phosphatase: MNAFVNLRDVSHGLPPGTIREDVLLRSDAPLEEDSVPTNTAWPPSTIIDLRHQSEAGPVHPFEAYARVHRFSLVDPTQQPHPESADTDGLRAFYGALLSPAAATGMASAVGVIATCDGPTLIHCVAGKDRTGVTVALALRLLGISREQVIEEYLLTNRIAGELVHRLRSHHKRMSFRDGTRPVTVDNVQAPRALLEAAMDRWDDHPHGVVGWFRDAGGDTDTITLLKVRLLPA; this comes from the coding sequence GTGAACGCTTTCGTAAACCTCCGCGACGTGAGCCACGGGCTTCCCCCCGGCACCATTCGTGAAGATGTCCTGCTACGTAGCGATGCCCCTCTTGAGGAAGACAGTGTGCCGACGAACACGGCGTGGCCCCCATCGACGATCATTGACCTTCGACATCAGAGCGAAGCGGGCCCGGTCCACCCCTTCGAGGCGTACGCACGAGTTCATCGGTTCTCTCTCGTCGATCCCACCCAGCAGCCTCATCCCGAGTCTGCTGACACTGATGGTCTCCGAGCGTTCTACGGTGCGCTCCTCAGCCCGGCGGCAGCTACCGGTATGGCGTCTGCGGTCGGGGTCATCGCTACATGCGACGGACCGACTCTGATTCACTGCGTGGCGGGTAAAGACCGCACAGGGGTGACAGTTGCGCTCGCGTTGCGCCTCCTCGGCATTTCGCGGGAGCAGGTAATCGAGGAGTACCTCTTGACGAACCGGATCGCCGGCGAACTCGTGCACCGCCTGAGGAGCCACCACAAACGGATGTCGTTTCGCGATGGCACGCGTCCCGTCACGGTCGACAACGTGCAGGCGCCGCGCGCCCTTCTGGAGGCAGCGATGGACCGTTGGGACGACCATCCGCACGGCGTGGTGGGCTGGTTTCGGGACGCTGGAGGCGACACCGACACCATTACGCTACTCAAGGTTCGGCTCCTCCCTGCATGA
- a CDS encoding carbohydrate ABC transporter permease: MSAAKVISDVERSVAVPVVSGDRSRTRRRADRTPGLAALRILLAVIVLFPVLWMLLTALKPQDEAISWPPSILPQTWDWENFGEVLARGEFARWFLNSAIVAIATVLGNLFVGIPAAFAFARMRFRGKNALFLLVLASLMIPGEVLLVPLFVLLSEWGWIDAYPALIVPFIANAFVIFLLKQFFETIPRELEEAAIIDGAGPLRVLRHVVVPLALPAIAVSSFFTFLGSWNSYLYPLVVTRSMEMRTVTVGLSLFTDEVGTDWPLMMAASALVAAPAIVVFLVIERHLKNTMAMSGLRG, encoded by the coding sequence ATGAGCGCCGCGAAGGTGATCTCCGACGTGGAGCGGTCAGTGGCCGTTCCGGTCGTGTCGGGCGACCGTTCGAGAACCCGTCGCCGCGCCGATCGCACTCCCGGTTTGGCCGCGTTGCGCATCCTGCTCGCGGTCATCGTGCTGTTCCCTGTCCTCTGGATGCTGTTGACCGCTCTCAAGCCCCAAGATGAGGCGATCTCCTGGCCGCCGTCGATCCTTCCGCAGACCTGGGACTGGGAGAATTTCGGCGAGGTGCTTGCGAGAGGCGAGTTTGCGCGCTGGTTCCTCAACAGCGCCATCGTGGCGATCGCCACGGTTCTCGGAAACCTGTTCGTCGGCATCCCGGCGGCTTTTGCCTTCGCCCGCATGCGCTTCAGGGGCAAGAACGCTCTTTTCCTGCTCGTGCTCGCGAGTCTCATGATTCCTGGCGAGGTGCTCCTCGTGCCACTGTTCGTCCTCCTGAGCGAGTGGGGCTGGATCGATGCGTATCCCGCACTCATCGTGCCCTTCATCGCGAACGCGTTCGTGATCTTTCTCCTCAAGCAGTTCTTCGAGACGATCCCCCGCGAGCTCGAAGAAGCGGCGATCATCGATGGTGCCGGCCCGCTGCGGGTGCTTCGCCACGTCGTCGTGCCGCTGGCGCTGCCCGCGATCGCCGTCTCGTCGTTTTTCACCTTTCTTGGCTCGTGGAACAGCTACCTGTATCCGCTCGTCGTCACGAGATCGATGGAGATGCGGACGGTGACGGTGGGGCTGTCTCTCTTCACCGACGAGGTGGGAACGGACTGGCCCCTCATGATGGCCGCGTCCGCGCTCGTGGCCGCGCCCGCCATCGTGGTCTTCCTCGTCATCGAGAGGCATCTCAAGAACACGATGGCGATGAGCGGACTGCGGGGCTGA
- a CDS encoding carbohydrate ABC transporter permease, whose amino-acid sequence MTATVPTSTRGVRRPQRRTRGRGPAAVIPLLFLAPALILLAVFVFYPLASAFFMSLTNWNGISSNFDLVGVANYLRLFVDPDFMRAAGATLLYTALTLPPSLVLAFFAALAVARHSRSSTVLRVSMAVPFVVSIAVVSAVWMWILEPNFGLVNYLAPLVGLPQQNWLGDPNWAMFAVAIPSVWRQFGYFMLILLAGIHSIDPALHEAARLDGASSAQRAWHVTLPLLGPQLYFCLVLGVIDSFQVFAQVHIMTSGGPQNATSVVVYELYQQSFEFFNTGYASAIAIVLLLVIGTVTFIQQRWLGSRVFYQ is encoded by the coding sequence ATGACTGCCACGGTCCCGACCTCCACCCGCGGCGTGCGGCGCCCCCAGCGCCGCACCCGTGGGCGGGGGCCCGCGGCGGTGATCCCGTTGCTCTTCCTCGCGCCGGCGCTCATCCTGCTCGCGGTCTTCGTGTTTTACCCTCTCGCCTCAGCGTTCTTCATGAGCCTGACGAATTGGAACGGTATCTCGAGCAATTTCGACCTCGTCGGTGTGGCGAACTACCTCAGACTGTTCGTAGACCCCGACTTCATGCGTGCGGCCGGTGCAACACTGCTGTACACCGCTCTCACGCTTCCGCCGAGCCTCGTCCTCGCCTTCTTTGCAGCCCTCGCCGTGGCTCGCCATAGCCGATCCTCGACAGTGCTTCGGGTGTCGATGGCGGTCCCGTTCGTCGTGAGCATCGCGGTCGTGTCGGCGGTCTGGATGTGGATCCTCGAACCGAACTTCGGACTCGTCAACTACCTCGCGCCGCTCGTGGGACTACCTCAGCAGAACTGGCTGGGTGATCCGAACTGGGCGATGTTCGCCGTCGCGATCCCCTCGGTCTGGCGGCAGTTCGGCTACTTCATGCTCATCTTGCTCGCCGGTATCCACAGCATCGACCCCGCATTGCACGAGGCGGCCCGTCTCGACGGTGCCTCGTCGGCTCAGCGAGCATGGCACGTGACCCTCCCGCTGCTCGGTCCTCAGCTGTACTTCTGCCTAGTACTGGGCGTGATCGACTCATTCCAGGTCTTCGCCCAGGTGCACATCATGACGTCGGGTGGGCCGCAGAACGCAACAAGCGTGGTCGTCTACGAGCTCTACCAGCAGTCGTTCGAGTTCTTCAACACAGGCTATGCGAGCGCGATCGCCATCGTCCTTCTGCTTGTGATCGGCACCGTGACGTTCATCCAGCAGCGCTGGCTCGGGTCGAGAGTGTTCTACCAATGA
- a CDS encoding sugar phosphate isomerase/epimerase family protein, translating into MRITPAAAISIEKVDQMRESSSFIRAFELSVDFSSTEPDDDLYAALGKLHADGVEFTVHAPFRDLNIASLHAAAYQVARTDMMRALMVAERVGATVLNVHPGVHSYYPEAGWPQMKQNQAEVYQELSDYGAPRGIRVVAENLIIANNHFEDTWLPEGMITLHDEWNADLKGITLDTGHARQSKLDVADTVRQMGSRIKHLHLQDNHGGMIDEHLPIGSGVIDWDSVIAALDEIDYEGYGVFEFGPADAQREAIRFLDERMAAISR; encoded by the coding sequence ATGAGAATCACCCCGGCTGCCGCCATCTCGATCGAGAAGGTCGATCAGATGCGCGAGTCCTCGTCCTTCATCCGCGCCTTCGAGCTCTCTGTGGACTTCTCGAGCACTGAGCCCGACGACGACCTGTACGCCGCGCTCGGCAAGCTGCATGCCGACGGAGTCGAGTTCACCGTCCACGCGCCCTTTCGCGATCTCAACATCGCCTCGCTGCACGCCGCCGCGTACCAGGTTGCACGTACCGACATGATGCGCGCCCTCATGGTCGCTGAGCGGGTCGGTGCAACGGTTCTCAACGTGCACCCGGGCGTGCACAGCTACTACCCGGAGGCCGGCTGGCCGCAGATGAAGCAGAACCAGGCCGAGGTCTATCAGGAACTGTCGGACTACGGCGCCCCGCGAGGAATCCGAGTCGTCGCCGAGAACCTCATCATCGCCAACAACCACTTCGAAGACACGTGGTTGCCCGAGGGGATGATCACGCTTCACGACGAGTGGAACGCCGACCTGAAGGGCATCACTCTCGACACTGGCCACGCACGCCAGTCGAAGCTCGACGTTGCCGACACCGTTCGGCAGATGGGTTCGCGCATCAAGCACCTGCACCTCCAGGACAACCACGGTGGAATGATCGACGAGCACTTGCCGATCGGTTCCGGAGTCATCGACTGGGATTCCGTGATCGCCGCTCTCGATGAGATCGACTACGAGGGCTACGGGGTCTTCGAATTCGGCCCGGCCGACGCGCAACGTGAAGCGATCCGGTTCCTCGACGAGCGAATGGCCGCGATCTCGCGATGA
- a CDS encoding ABC transporter substrate-binding protein: protein MRTQSMIATGASLAMIAALAGCAGSETTPAGATSIEFDPENPVTIQFWNTMNDPAQTRLGEMVDDFEESHPGILVDPIYQPYDAILPSIQTAIAAGDPPALSQMEVSTMAQLAGLGVLEPLDSLSPDLAAGIAGDMEDSIVSVNSYDGTQYTVPFGYSTNVLYYNVDLLSAAGYDADSMPTTWDGLQEAALAVRETAGPDVLGFGFGAAAPWAFEMRLFQLGGQMFDDDGTTAEFNSPEGVRVLENYQDLLASGASEMIQTDATFSQLRDLFTTGRVAMWEQSSAGLQAMTEAAGFEVGVATYTTMGDDVSLLGGQNLGVFADISEEEKAAAATFIEWWTSPEVSAEWSVASGYIPGMKSAWETETLETWLAEDPRRGVAASQIPGMRARPNLPGYPEIATVIADAFQAALTGQGDPASILDDAAARADEILARN from the coding sequence ATGCGCACACAGTCCATGATCGCGACGGGAGCATCGCTCGCGATGATTGCGGCCCTTGCAGGGTGCGCCGGATCGGAAACGACACCGGCCGGCGCCACCAGCATCGAGTTCGACCCCGAGAACCCAGTCACCATCCAGTTCTGGAACACCATGAACGACCCCGCCCAGACGCGTCTCGGCGAGATGGTCGACGACTTCGAGGAGTCGCACCCGGGGATCCTCGTTGACCCGATCTACCAGCCGTACGATGCGATCCTCCCCTCGATCCAGACGGCGATTGCCGCGGGAGACCCCCCGGCGCTCTCGCAGATGGAGGTCTCCACCATGGCGCAGCTCGCCGGCCTCGGTGTGCTCGAGCCGCTCGACTCTCTTTCACCCGACTTGGCGGCAGGGATCGCCGGCGACATGGAGGACAGCATCGTCTCGGTGAACTCCTACGACGGCACGCAGTACACCGTGCCGTTCGGCTACAGCACCAATGTGCTCTACTACAACGTCGACCTTCTTAGCGCGGCGGGATATGACGCCGACTCGATGCCGACGACCTGGGACGGCCTCCAAGAGGCGGCGCTCGCGGTGCGCGAGACCGCCGGTCCCGATGTGCTCGGGTTCGGATTCGGCGCAGCCGCGCCGTGGGCCTTCGAGATGCGCCTGTTCCAGCTCGGCGGGCAGATGTTCGACGACGACGGGACGACGGCCGAGTTCAACTCGCCGGAGGGTGTGCGCGTTCTCGAGAACTACCAGGACCTTCTCGCCAGCGGTGCCTCGGAGATGATCCAGACCGACGCGACCTTCAGCCAGCTTCGAGACCTGTTCACCACAGGACGCGTAGCGATGTGGGAGCAGAGCTCGGCCGGACTCCAGGCCATGACGGAGGCAGCCGGATTCGAGGTCGGGGTCGCCACGTACACGACGATGGGCGACGACGTCTCCCTGCTCGGCGGGCAGAATCTCGGCGTATTTGCGGACATCTCCGAGGAGGAGAAGGCGGCCGCAGCGACGTTCATCGAGTGGTGGACGAGTCCCGAGGTCTCGGCCGAGTGGTCGGTCGCGAGCGGCTACATCCCGGGCATGAAGTCGGCGTGGGAGACCGAGACGTTGGAGACCTGGCTCGCTGAGGACCCGCGGCGCGGCGTTGCCGCCAGTCAGATTCCGGGGATGCGCGCCCGCCCGAACTTGCCGGGATACCCGGAGATCGCGACCGTCATCGCTGACGCTTTCCAGGCGGCGTTGACCGGTCAGGGGGATCCCGCGTCGATCCTTGACGACGCAGCGGCCAGAGCCGACGAGATTCTCGCCAGGAACTAG
- a CDS encoding DUF4286 family protein yields the protein MARYLQLVETVPFAGAEAEFNCWYDEVHIPQVLTMPGFLTGQRFRLVGEDPSSVPHYLAAYEIATDDIAETFRTIRDTGPLRTKSPAIDVARSIVRMYEALGPRFTRLGGQEHSAELFPD from the coding sequence ATGGCCCGATACCTGCAGCTCGTGGAGACTGTGCCATTCGCCGGCGCCGAGGCGGAGTTCAACTGCTGGTATGACGAGGTGCACATTCCGCAGGTGCTGACGATGCCCGGGTTCCTCACGGGACAACGATTTCGCCTCGTGGGTGAAGATCCTTCGTCCGTGCCGCACTACCTCGCTGCGTACGAGATCGCGACTGATGACATCGCCGAGACTTTCCGCACTATTCGTGACACTGGGCCACTGCGGACGAAGTCGCCGGCGATTGACGTTGCCCGCAGCATCGTGCGGATGTACGAGGCGCTGGGTCCCCGCTTCACCCGACTCGGCGGCCAGGAGCACTCAGCCGAGCTCTTTCCTGACTGA
- a CDS encoding GntR family transcriptional regulator yields MSRRGYGRDSVYRTIALQLQNRINAGEWLAGQRMPTEAALREEFGVNRLTIRDALDVLRQRGVIESRQGSGTFVTNPMPVLEIAVDPASPVDDGSGHASTRSVIHNVNESVLAEGPDPDDGSAHRLAIPRETVVRLDTVTATAGDPFAVNSYWLDGRRFPHLTESWIGDAPLGTVLRDVFGVTAFYDWRAFSATAAGDLEVEHLGGRPGAPLVVRDGVSVDSDGIPLYYVRRRIRADRAAYVLRYR; encoded by the coding sequence ATGTCACGGCGGGGATACGGGCGCGATTCTGTGTATCGCACGATCGCACTGCAGCTGCAGAACCGGATCAACGCGGGAGAGTGGCTCGCGGGCCAGCGAATGCCTACGGAAGCGGCGTTGCGCGAAGAGTTCGGCGTCAACCGACTGACCATTCGAGATGCACTCGACGTCCTCCGTCAGCGCGGGGTGATCGAGTCGCGACAGGGCAGCGGCACCTTCGTGACGAATCCGATGCCGGTGCTCGAGATCGCGGTGGACCCCGCATCTCCGGTTGATGACGGGAGCGGGCACGCCTCCACTAGGAGCGTGATCCACAACGTCAATGAGTCGGTGCTGGCCGAAGGGCCGGACCCCGATGACGGCTCGGCTCATCGACTTGCCATCCCGAGGGAGACGGTCGTCCGCCTGGACACCGTCACGGCCACCGCAGGTGACCCCTTCGCGGTCAACAGCTACTGGCTCGACGGTCGTCGGTTTCCGCATCTCACCGAGAGCTGGATCGGTGACGCGCCGTTGGGCACTGTGCTTCGCGATGTGTTCGGGGTGACGGCGTTCTACGACTGGCGCGCTTTTTCAGCCACGGCGGCCGGAGATCTCGAGGTGGAGCACCTGGGTGGGCGCCCTGGTGCACCCCTCGTCGTTCGTGATGGGGTGAGCGTCGACTCGGACGGGATTCCGCTGTACTACGTGCGACGCCGCATCCGCGCCGACCGGGCGGCGTACGTCTTGCGCTACCGCTAG
- a CDS encoding IS481 family transposase, giving the protein MSKAEVLILAVTVQGLSVREAARIHGVSKSLVHKLHQRWLTEGEAAFAPRSRAPGSSPRRTPDAVRARVLQLRAQLTADGLDAGADTIVAVLAAEGTTVSRSTIWRILRGAEAITPQPQKRPRSSWQRFTAERPNELWQSDTTHWQLADDSEVEIIAWLDDHSRFLTHLSAHARANGRTVTDTFQQAAMEHGYPAATLTDNGNIFTTRFAGGTRARTSGNAFETLLALHGITQKNGRPYKPTTQGKIERFWQTLKKRLTVRPAATLAELQHELDEFRTHYNQHRPHRSLNRRTPAFAYALIPKAAPTQPDDPNIWRVRYDTIDAGGKVSLRFANRMMHLGYGRAHARIAVIVLIHGLHATTITPDGEVIAEHIINPNKGYQAKE; this is encoded by the coding sequence GTGAGCAAAGCCGAAGTGTTGATCCTCGCCGTCACCGTTCAGGGTCTCTCCGTGCGGGAAGCGGCCCGCATTCACGGGGTCTCGAAGTCGCTGGTCCATAAGCTCCACCAGCGGTGGCTCACCGAGGGCGAGGCGGCCTTCGCACCGCGCTCGAGAGCGCCAGGATCCAGTCCTCGTCGAACCCCGGACGCCGTTCGGGCCCGGGTGCTGCAGTTGCGCGCCCAGCTCACCGCCGATGGGCTCGATGCCGGCGCCGACACGATCGTCGCCGTCCTGGCCGCTGAGGGCACGACGGTGTCACGGTCGACGATCTGGCGGATCCTGCGCGGCGCTGAAGCGATCACCCCGCAACCCCAAAAGCGACCCCGGTCCTCGTGGCAGAGGTTCACCGCCGAGCGGCCCAACGAGCTCTGGCAGTCCGACACCACCCACTGGCAGCTCGCCGACGACAGCGAGGTGGAGATCATCGCCTGGCTCGATGACCACTCCCGATTCCTGACCCACCTCAGCGCCCACGCCCGCGCCAACGGCCGCACCGTCACCGACACCTTCCAGCAGGCCGCGATGGAGCACGGCTATCCGGCGGCGACGTTGACGGACAACGGCAACATCTTCACCACCCGCTTCGCCGGCGGCACCCGTGCTCGCACCTCCGGCAATGCCTTCGAGACCCTGCTGGCTCTGCACGGCATCACCCAGAAGAACGGCCGCCCCTACAAGCCCACCACGCAAGGCAAGATCGAACGGTTCTGGCAGACGCTGAAGAAGCGCCTCACCGTGCGCCCCGCCGCAACGCTTGCCGAGCTGCAGCACGAGCTGGACGAGTTCCGCACCCACTACAACCAGCACCGTCCGCACCGCTCGTTGAACCGGCGCACCCCGGCCTTCGCCTACGCCCTGATCCCCAAGGCGGCACCGACCCAGCCGGACGACCCGAACATTTGGCGAGTGCGCTACGACACCATCGACGCCGGCGGGAAAGTCTCCCTACGGTTCGCGAACCGCATGATGCACCTCGGCTACGGCCGAGCCCACGCCCGCATCGCGGTGATCGTCCTCATCCACGGACTCCACGCCACCACGATCACCCCCGACGGCGAGGTCATCGCCGAGCACATCATTAACCCCAACAAGGGCTACCAAGCCAAAGAATGA